The Drosophila gunungcola strain Sukarami unplaced genomic scaffold, Dgunungcola_SK_2 000058F, whole genome shotgun sequence nucleotide sequence TACAATAATACATTGTGAACATCAAaatattccatttatttttcactttcgattaaatattcttgCAAGCTGGCGGGTTAAATTTGAATTGGTTTCCGTTTGTCAACAAGCCCAGCTGGCTGACAGTAAGACCGTAAGACCAAAACTTCGGTCACATTAGTAAGAATAAACTTTTTACGCGGACGAAACTGTTTGATGATCTGAGTACTAGGccgtaatttaaaatattgcaaaaagAACAGTATGTTAAGAATTaggttttggtatttttacgAATTGTATGTATATAATGTATCCAAAATGCGCATGCGTTTTGCGCATGGTTActataataaatgtaaacaCGTATAATCACAACGGTACTCAGATCGATGAAAAAATTACCTGAACATTGAAAACTGTTGCCAGAATTCTCTGTGTGAACTTAAGCAAGGACCCGGCGtaaggaaaaaaaagtattttttgatATTGGAGTCGGCAAAGCATACCATTTTTCGGATCAAAAAATGGAcgaaaaaacccaaaaactcataaaaattaactacAATAATACAATGTTGACTTTTATTAAATGCGTCCCAAAATATAGCTGAAAACGTTTatagaaattgtttttcataATATCACATTCTTAAAtgttacatatatgtatatatacatttacaatattgataataattaaatatggtTGCAAGCTGGCGGgataattttgaattgttttccGTTTGTCAACAAGCCCAGCTGGCTGACAGTAAGACCGTAAGACCAAAAATTCGGTCAGGATAAGAATAAACTTTTTACGCGGACGAAACTGTTTGATGATCTGAGAACtaggcttaaatttaaaatattgcaaaaagAACAGTATGGTAACAATTAGGTTTTGGCATggttaatataataaatgtaaacaCGTATAATCACCCCGGTAGTCAGATCGAAGaaaaaataccagaaaattGCAAACTATTGCCAGATTTCTCTGTGTGAACGTACGCGTAAGGACCCGGcgttaggaaaaaaaaagtattttttgatATTGGAGTCGGCAGAGCATAGCATTTTTTGGATCAAAAAATGGacgaaaaaaccaaaaaaatcataaaaatgaacTTGAATAATACAATAATGACTTCCATTAAAAGCGTAAAATATAGCTGAAAACGATTATAGAAATTGTTATTCATAATATCACATTGTTATAtgttacatatatgtatacatacatTAACAGTATTGATAATGATGAAATATGGTCAACAAGCCCAGCTGACTGATAGTAAGACCATAAGACCAAAACTTCTGTCACATGAGTAAGAATAAACTTTTTACGCGGACGAAACTGTTTGATgatctgagtactaggctcaactttaaaatatataaaaaaattgcaaaaaaggACAGTATGGTAATACTTAGGTTTTGGCATTTTTACGAATTGTATGTATATAATGTATCCAAATTGCGCATGCGTTTTGCGCAggttaatataataaatgtaaagaCGCATAAATCTACGAACATTAATTGGCGTTTATTGTGTAATGTCCGACAATTAATCGCATTAGAAATGACAGTTTTTTTGAACTTCCGtttatttataagtatttGTAAGTagttaaaaacagttttaagccaaaaatgtaattacttTCTTAGTAATTTTAAGGGAAGCTTGCccaaaaaattcagaagagAAAGTGACAATGGCAGACAAATATCTCCTAAGTGATGAGTACATTATACAATTTAGCAGAGCCCTGAGCAGAGGTCCTTATTTTGATACGTctgcaacaaaaaatgttacatCTTTAGTTGGAAAAACAGGTCATCTGAACTGTCGCATAAAAAATCTTGGAAACAAAACGGTAAAGTTGAGTGGACAGCATTATTACTTAATAGTGTTACTTTTTTGCTCTCAATTTTCATCAGTTACCAAATATAGATTGGTATATGCTTTAGTTAAAAATTACTTCTTTACTCACACTCtcattcttttttaaatactttaatgaTGCCCTTAATAGTTTcactatacatatatacattttaaaaatacttgcTTTGATGTAATAATATTAACCTCACAtaagaataaattaaactacCATACCTGAAACTATGACAATATCTTAAATTTGTTCCGtgcataattaataatataaggtatattttaaataggtGTCATGGATACGCCATAGAGACTTACACCTCCTAACTGTTTCTGAGAGCACATATACTTCGGATCAGAGATTTACTTCAATTTACAACAAGCAAACTGGAGATTGGTCCTTACAGGTAGGCTATTTTATGCAAAGCAGAAAACTGTttcatatttcaaaaatagaTTTGGAGAGTCAATTGGCGGCTCCTAGCAACGGCGTTATAGCGTATCTCCAAAATTATAGTGTTGCGGGTAAAAACGTAGCTAAAGTCAGCTTAAAACGTGCGTTTATTAACGTTAATCCCCTGTTCAGGACTAACTGGGAAacaaacacttttatttttaatggtcaataaatatttaaataattttggaacATTCCTAGGAAATTCGAATTCGCTTTTaggatttttcaaaaacaattaaataaaatatgcaacCTTAAAAAATCATCAGATTTTTGGCTTACGCTGTCTGAATGCTAATCTTGTAATTCAGCAGCATAGCCCGCTGCATTACTTTTCCGCCTTGGTCAGCGGGACTACCGTGGGACTGCTGACTTAGCGCCTCGTGCCCGGTGCGTTCCCCTACCACTCAGCGTCTAGGGTTTTGTTGTTCATTCTTACAGACCGCTGATTTGGAGAATTTCATCCGGTCTTGCAAGACCTTTGGATTCCATACAAACTCCTCCCTCCTTTAAATTAAGGTCGTTCTCGGACTTCTTCAGCGTAGATTTTAGTAGAGCTGTCAACTTGCTCTGGGGTCCACGAACGCACGAAGGGAGTTGATAGGTGACGAAAAGGCACACCAGAACAATTACCAAAGTAATACCGCTAGTTAAGATGGCTCCGTTAGAATTTCTTCTTCAAGACGCTCGATGTGTTGTAGAATTTTCAGGCCTCGTAAATGAAAGGCAGGCTCAGCTGTTCTCCCGTGATATTAACGTGGGTCACCATCGATAGAGGTTTCTAAAAAGGGTCTTTTTTTAGGGCTGTCGTCGTGTTAATAATTAGTATTCCGTCGTCAATTGTTGTTATTGGACTGAGGTGGCCTGGAATGGTGCTGCACTGGGCGACGGTTTGGGAAACCAATTTTTGGGCGCGTGTTAAGATTTTCTGCAGAACGTTCCTCCACTTGAAGCGTCACACTTGTGGAATGCAAACGACTCTCTACCACAATCAGCAACTAAGTTGTCCTCCCCAAAGTCAAGAATCTTATTACTATGTTGTATTGGGTAAATAGAAATTTTCTACTAAtactaaatttaatactaaGTTAGTTTTGAGGTATTTTATGAGGAAgtgtattaaattattattttgaaatgctTTTATCTGGGATACCTTTAAAATATCGATAAAGCTAAAATGTGTAAGCCTTTCGTTATTAATTGCTTTAATATCACTTTCATTCAGAATTTCTGGGTTTATTAAGTTTGCTTCTGTCAATGTTAttgagaattttaaattttctagaTCATTTATTATAGTTATATTTTTGGCCaagattattttgaaattgtgaCTTTTGTCTATTTCGTCTGATTTTTAGACTGCGTTTATTGATTTGGTTAATTCGTTTAAACGAGTTTGTACTCTAGAATTCATTTCTACCTGACTAGTCTttgattcaattaatttattctgTTCAAATTTTGATCGGTTCCCAGTCATCGAAGTCTGGGTCACCTGCAATTGCCTTTAGGGCTAATCCTAACATATTAATGCTGCGTGCATTCCTATGATGAACTATTAAAGTACTCACTAAGGAATCTATCCGTCTGACGTCCACAGTTAATATCCATCTCATTTGGTCCTGTGTAAAAGCGTCAATTGCAGTCTTTGTTCGAGTGAGTAAAGTTCATATGAAGTAATATTAGTGGAGTGTCCCAGATACCAAAATTCCTCCCAGATTGTGACATCTTCATCTATTACCGGTATGTTGTCCGAATGTGAATAGTCATTTATTTGTAAGGCAGCGGTCATCGAAAAGGTCATAGTCAGAATAATCAGAATAAAAGTCCAAAGCGTAAacctaaaacaagaaagaaggaaagaacaaaaatctaaatttaagtCTAGAAGAAtcgttattttaaattgtccttatggaccaccctccctttAATAAGAACTGTCGTCCCAAGGTCTGGTTCAATTACTTCCTCCAAGAATAGGGGAGATAGTTTGTTTCCAATGCGTTTGTTTGATTTCATGAAAACCTTGTCGCCGACCTGATAACTTACGTAAgatctgtttttgtttaaattaattaatttttgtactaATCTCGGATTCGAGTTATTGTTATTGGCGTTTTATTAGTCACTGAGGGGATAGTTCTATTGTATTTAAGGGTGCTGTGTAATTTTTCGACCTGTTCGTTCGAGGTGCTgtgcaatattttttcattgttGTTTAGTTTCTGCATTGACAAAATCAGATACTCAAATTGGGTAATGGTATAGCTTAGATAACACGGGTTCCCCGCCACACGTGATAGTTGCTACCGTGTTTATATATATGGTAGGGCTTGATTAGGGTCTGCGAATGCCCCAGCCCTCTTAGtgatcattaaattaaattcttttctaACCGCATTGGAAACATCATCGACAtttaaagtgataaaattaatatccTTTTATTTAGCAAATTGCAAATCTTCCGATCCTGAATTATGTTCAATCCTGCCGGTACTAAGGTCAATTCGAGCATTTACTTTCTTTAAATGATCTAGACCAACAATGTCATCGAATTCCTTAAGGTTAAGagatcattaaattaaattattttctaaccGCATCATTGACTTTATAATAACATTCTTGTATTTAGCAAATTGGAATTCTTCCGATCCTGAATTGTGTTCAATCCTACCGGTACTAAGGTAAATTCGAGTATTTACTTTCTTTAAATGATATAGACCAACAATGCCATCAAATTCCTTATGGTTTTcgtatataaaataatacgAATTTTCgttaaaaagatttattttacattttttagttAAGCCATGAAGCGATGAGACCATAAAAGGTTCCTCCACTTTTTTATGTGTGCCAGACCTGGCAAAGGTTCTATGTAATTTTTCGATGCACCTGTATCTATTAGAAGTCGAATCGTTTTCCCCGCTACCCTTCGAAATTACAGTCTTCGGTTGGGAGTAAATCATCCTCGAGTTCCTCTATATAGTCTTGAGCCTGTTTCTTATAATCTTCGGCGTATTCTTGCTCCTGAGTTGAGGTATTTACCTTTTGTCTGTTACATTTCCCTTATATCCTTTTTTGGAATTTGCCGGGACCGTGAGAAGGGATCAACTTGACCCTTATTTTTGTGTGAAAAGTTTCGGTTTAAAATGTGGTTGTTTAGAATTCTGGCTTTTTTTTGGAACTACTCCCgtttattgtaattaaatttatccgGGAGTCCGTTTGGATTCCTTTCGAGTCTGTTAAGCACTAATTAATGCTAACTTTAATGTTCTCCAAGAAATCTGGGCAGAAGGCCTGACGTCGGCAGCGACGGGCAGAATTGACGGCAGCGCTATGGGCAGAGTGCTAACCTTGTACTTCGCATCCGCTGCATAGCCCGCTGCATTACTTTTCCGCCTTGGTCAGCGGGACTAGCGTGGGACCGCTGACTTAGCGCTTCGTGCCCGGTTCATTCCCCTACGATTCAGCGACGCgggttttgtatttcattctTACAGACCACTGATTTGGAAAATTTCATCCGGTCTTGCAACACCTTTGGGTTATATGCTAActcatatatactttatagggtcgaaaaacATCTACCTGTTACagacttttcaacgaataaaaaaaaacacctttactctacgagtaaagttatacatatatagtgacatatccacATCTACACCCACACACGATATGCATATGCCTACACACCTATACACCCTTTCCACACATTAGATCTTACTCTAGAGTCACCCTataaacagcaaacaaaactTGAAGCCCAGCtattgtaaacaatttttaaattcagaagGCTCTGGGAAATTTCCATTGTTAATGTTAAATCTCAGACTGAACGTTCCCACACTTTTGCCAAATTCAAATTGCGTCTCCTTTAGTCTCTTTcactcaattaaaatcaaagctcACTAAATCGAAATATAAAGTTCACTCAATTAAATCTCTCAGAAGATCGAAAGCTTTCGGAAACCAAGGCTTGAtccacaaaaattaattagtcggtgttctcaaaaataaaaatgttgtaactagttaaattaaaaaccaaaaaatttttaatactaaacttatagttaaagtttttaattggcTGCCAATTGGCAGTTGCACAATTGTCAGAGGCCAACCTCAACCAAATGTTGGGCAAAATGAAAGAATTGCCCTACTTCAATTGATCCCTAAGAGATCTAAGCCGCTTTGTAACAAGAATCGAGTATCTACAACAACTATACCTGACTCAGGATGTCAGACAGATACATGTTATTTTTGGAGCCATCGAGAGATTGGTGGTTGATGCAGCCCAAGATGTCGTCGCCAGATCCGGAGCAAACAACTGGAAGGAAATGAAAGATGCCCTAATCATGGCATTTAAGGACCACAGGCCATATGAAGACTTAATAAAAAACCTGTACGAGTCACAATACAAAGGAAGCATCAGTTAGTACATCACTGAACAGAGATAAGTGACGTACAATTTATGACAAATTAGCTTTAAAAACCAACccgataaataaaattaactattcaaattttctgaaaaaaaaacaacaattaggGATTCTCTTGATAGAAAACTTTCTGTTAGATTGTATACATCCTTGGGtaaaaaagatataacaactattgaaaaattaaagattgcTTCTATGGAATTGGGATACCATGATGCAAATCCGTATGAAACATTTTCTCAAAATTATTATCGTAGGAATTCgggaaattttcataaaaataattatagcaATAGAACAAATTCCAATTTTCAGTCAAGAAACTAATCATCACAACAATTATTCGAACTCAAACAATTCGACAACTTCTCAGCGttattcaaatcaaaatcaatctAACACAATTAATCAGCTTAACTATCAAGAAGTTAGAAATTCATTAGCTTAAGGTAGGGTCCAAAACCCATTGAATTTCGAACCATCAACTTCAAATAATGCCCCAAACGCGTCAGTTAAAAGACAAAGGGAAAGCCAGAGCGGACAAAATAGGATAGacgtaaattttcatcaaactgcCTCGGACTCAGAAGacaatataaaaatgattattaataataaatactttaaaggaATGATAGATTCGTGGTTATCTATCAATATaatgaaaatgaatttttacAGATAACAATGCAACAATTGAAACATTAAAAGTTTATACAACAAATGGAgctgttaaattaaataacagtgTAACACTTAAACCAACAATAATTTGcccatttaaacaaaaattttatttgcacaatttttttttatatttttgacattttgttAGGTATAAAATATCTAGCAGCAAATAAAGCTATAATAGATTACGATAAAGAAACATAAAATGAGGTATATCAATGAAGATATTGAAAAAGAGAAGACCGCATTAAAATGTCTTGATCCACCTCTATCAAAGAACCAATCCCTTAATTATGCTATCAACAATGAACTAAGAGAATGTAATCAGTTTAGATTTGAACATTTAAACGATgaagaaaagtttaaaaagggttttgtttgattttaaagatACTCAGTACAAAGAAAGTGAAAACTTTACTTTCAGCAAAACATGAGGACCCAGTATATAGAAAACCAGACAAGTACCCTCAAACTTTTGATGAGGAGGtcaataaatgaaattattaaacagggaactattaaaaaatctcCCATTTAGATCGTCCCAAAAAAGAGTGACGTAtctggcaaaacaaaatacagaTTGTAGTAGATTATCGCAATCTTAATGAGATAACCGTAAACGATAAATACCCAATCCCAAGaatggatgaaatattagacAAACTTGGGCGCTGCTAATATTTCTCGACAATTGATTTAGCAAACGGATTCCACCAAATTCAAATGGATACCAAATCAATtgcaaaaacttaattttctaCTAAACATATGAATATACCCGTATGCCATTTGGCCTTAAAAATCCACCTGCATCATTCCAAGGATGCATGAAGGAATTTTATAAGATATAATTAAAGAGTACCAATGTA carries:
- the LOC128264148 gene encoding uncharacterized protein LOC128264148 isoform X2: MVILRFWHFYELYVYNVSKLRMRFAQVNIINVKTHKSTNINWRLLCNVRQLIALEMTVFLNFRLFISILILREACPKNSEEKVTMADKYLLSDEYIIQFSRALSRGPYFDTSATKNVTSLVGKTGHLNCRIKNLGNKTVSWIRHRDLHLLTVSESTYTSDQRFTSIYNKQTGDWSLQIKFPQLRDSGIYECQVSTTPPVGYTMIFSVVEPITSIPGGPEIYIDLGSTVNLTCVIKHLPDPPISVHWTHNNQRRTTCIWKCKTLFVYLFFASFHPATGKWPSLPLIVGMRIMQGQRHLWSCTRLPSAQSAGSALPQPNTRRVSTFNT
- the LOC128264148 gene encoding immunoglobulin superfamily member 10 isoform X1, with the protein product MVILRFWHFYELYVYNVSKLRMRFAQVNIINVKTHKSTNINWRLLCNVRQLIALEMTVFLNFRLFISILILREACPKNSEEKVTMADKYLLSDEYIIQFSRALSRGPYFDTSATKNVTSLVGKTGHLNCRIKNLGNKTVSWIRHRDLHLLTVSESTYTSDQRFTSIYNKQTGDWSLQIKFPQLRDSGIYECQVSTTPPVGYTMIFSVVEPITSIPGGPEIYIDLGSTVNLTCVIKHLPDPPISVHWTHNNQEINYDSPRGGVSVITEKGDITTSYLLIQRARIADSGKYSCLPSNANPMSVNVHILKGDHPAAVQKSSNLISDSLNVLFLPILLTYLVL